In the Leptolyngbya sp. FACHB-261 genome, GCCCGTAGGGTTTGCCGATCCGTCTCTAGCTTTTCAGAGTCAAGAGATATTCTTGAGCCGTTATAAATTCGAGATACCGTATCTTCAGAGGCATCAAAAGATTTGCAGACTAGTTGCCGATTGTTCTCCGAGATAGCAAGCCACCGCTGATTTCGAGCTCTTGCCCAGGCGTAAGCTTTGAGCTTAACATTGCTAAATGATATTTGACGATGAACAAGACCGAAGCGAACGACGGTTGGTATTTTTAGAAAACCACAAGCTAGAATACTTCCTAGGCAATGCTCAGGATTAGGGAGAACGATTTGCACAACATTAGGCTTGAGTTTCTGGAGCAGAAAAACAGTCCGCACAAAGTACGGTAGGTATTTTCTGACTGTCGCTAGTTTACCAGCGGTGTATTCTGGAATTTCTAGCTGATGGTACTGCACACCGTTAGCAAGTAAATCCTTAACTAGAGACACAGTCCCCTCTGCTTTAGGAAATGCTACATGAACTTCTAGTCCCTCACGGACAGCAGCAGAAGTCATGGTCAAAGTGTATTCTTCCACACCACCGCGAGCTGTTGAGGGGATGATAAATAGTAGCCTCATAGGTTCAGCCTCATAAGCTAAAGAGTCCAACTTGCTGACGCCTATTGTGGAAACAGGGTTGTTCATCAGTTACAGGAGTAAGACCTCTAAGCTGATTGACGATAAGCTTCTAAGCAGCGTTTAGCCACGCTGTCCCAGGTAAACTTCTCAATGACTCGTTCTCGTGCCCTTTGGCCCATCTGTAGGGCAGCCTCAGGATTATTAACTAGCCAGTTAATCCGCTCTCTCAGTGCTGTTGGGTCGTTAGGTGGTACGACAAAGCCAGTGACTCCATCCTCTACAATCTCTGGCATACCGCCAACATCTGTACAAATCACAGGGGTTCCACAGGCCATGCTCTCTAGAAGAACTAAACCTAGTAATTCTGGGGCAACATGTTGGTTTGAGTTAACATCTACGTATACTGATGGCAATATTGTTACAAGCGCGCCTTGATAAGTCTCTACAATTTCACTGTCATTTGCGCTAGTGACAAACTTAACTTTCTTCCCTTTAGATAGTTCCTGTAGTAAAGCAAAGTATTGTTCATCATAAGCTCTGCCAACGATGTCCAACTGGACGTTCTCATCAATTGCCTCAATCAGGTAGTTGACGCCTTTGTGTGGGAGTAACCGTCCGACAAACAGTATTCTTTTATCTTTTTCTCGATATGTCTCTTCGGCAATGAATTTGTTGCTAACTCCTCCATAAATAACTTTGGATGTTTTTGTAGAAGGTAAGGATTTTGCAGAGAAATCAGAGACCAGAAGAAAACCATTGAGCAGCTTAGACAAAGGTATTGCATCCGAGATTTTGCTACCCCCACCCCCATGATCAGTCACGAAGACAGGCTTTCTTAACGCTGCACTAGTAGCAATAGCTAGATTTGTGACACTCTTTCTATACTGGTGGCAATGAACCAGATCAACATTGATTAGTTCTTGAAGAAACCCGTATGAGGTGGGATTAGTCACTGCTCCAGAAGCAGGATAAACTTCAAGCCTGAGCTTTCCTTGCTTGAGACTTTTTCGCGTTGGTCCAAAGCTAATTAGGACAGTGTCAACATAATTGGCCATCGCCTCTGCAAGGCTCGTAACATATCTTTCACCACCACCAATTTGAGAATAGTCGCTGAAGTAGGTAGAAGATATATGTGCAACAGAATGAAGAGAACGACTGCTGCTAACAGAGCCAAGCTTTTGAGAGATTTTTGCTAGTTGATACAGAGAGAAAACTGCACCCTTCAAAAATCGTTGACTAGACAATTGGTGACGCATCGTATTCATCTCTAGTTGATAGGGAGACTGATAGCCGTCTCAGGCTCATCGTGTGAGGTAACAGCCTCCCTGTATATTTTCTCTCTGGCCCAAGTTACTCCAGTTCTCAAAACACGAGCAGGTACACCTGCTACGATACTGTTTGGAGGAACGTCCTTCGTGACGACTGAGCCAGTACCAATCACACTATTCTCTCCAATGGTGACACCCTTTAAAACCTGCGCATTTCTTGCAATCCATACGTGGCTTCCGATATGCACGTCCTTAGGAAAATTGATCCGTTGATTAGAGCTCAGATCAATAATCGAATGAGAATCTCCACATCTAATATCAATCCCGTGAGCAAACATACAGTCATTACCAATAGTGACTTTTGAATATGGCTCAGAGACTCCGATAGTTGCTCCTCCGATAGTCGTTCCCTTACCAATGAACATCTGACAATCATGATCCTCTATCCACAGAGAACTAGTGCTCAGATGGCCGATATTACACCCTTCTCCGATAACTAGCTTGTTACGAGAGCCAGAGATAGTAATCCTTGTGTTGGAAATACGTGCCCCTTTTTCTATGACTACAGTGTTTTCATTACCTGTTATTTTGAAAGATACGTTCTTTAAGGTAAGAGAGAGAGCTTGCTGATCTACTAGGAGCAGGTTATTGCTACCACGTACGTTTCGACGACTTCCATTAAACAAGTAGTACCAAAACAGAGCTAACTCGTTCAAATGTGAAAACGCTCTACGATAGTTAGATGAGCAGATCTTCATAGCTACAACATCCTGGCCTTAGCCTGACTTTCAGACGACGAGCATTACTTAACTACCCCGAGCATGCCAGCAATATAGCCAACCTCCTGAAGAGCCATACACTTTAAGGCAAAACGCTCCGAGTTGTCAGCTGGAAGCGACATACGAGCCAATTTCTTAGGTGATTTCAGCAGATTTCGGGTCGCACGTACCCCCAGCTTCAACCGTATAGTATTTGAGAGAGACTCCCGCTGAGTTTTAGCAATTGCAGCAGAAATTCCCTCCCAATAGAGCCTACGAGACATCCATTCTTGAGTTAATCGTGAGGCTGGTATGTGATGATTGACAGCAATTTCAGGATGATAGTAGCAATGGTATCCTCGCTTCCTAATTTCTTCCTGAAGTAAGTTCTCCTCCATTGACAACAGCTTTTTGCCAGTTCTGCCAAGACCAGTCTGGAATTCACCGATAGCTTCTAGAAGATGCCTAGGGAAAGAGATGTTAGCTCCAGCAATCCATTGATTAGAGTTTAAAGTAATGGGTTTCTCAGAATAATCGACGATAGTGAAAAACTTTAATAGGCTGTCAGGCATCCAAGCTGGCCTCGGAGCCTCCCAGATAGGCGAGACCTTACCCCCCACACAGCCGGGCTGAGGCTTGACTGTGTCAAAAGCCTCGACAATTTTCTCCAACCATTGAGGGTAAGCAACTGCATCATCATCCAAGTAGGCAATGTACTCGCCCGAGGCGTTGCGCCATCCGGTATTCCTAGCTCGAGATAGCCCTTTTATTGGCTCATAGAGGTACCGTAAATTTGTAAGAGATTGGAATTCTTGAACCACAGCCTTCGTATTATCTGTTGAGCCATTGTCAACGACAATGATCTCGTACTTCTCCTGTGGCAGGGTTTGCTGCGATAGGCTATGAATCGCCTTACGCAAGTATTCAGCGCGATTGAGAGTGCAGATGACAGCAGAGATCCGTGAGGTCATTGTTGGAAATTAATAGCTCTACACAGACAACTTGAAGTAACGGGTCTCACGCGAGAGCCTATGAGCGACGGGATTCAATCAACTCATGAACTCGCTTATAAGCAGAGTGACCTAAGTTAATTTGTCGTTTTGCAGCTGCTAAAAGTTGAGGTCTAACTTCATCGGCAGTACACCATGCCCTATTGATGCTAGCTGTCAATTTCTGTTGCAGTTGCTCATCGTCCAGTAGAACCACTTCGCAACCAATCCCAAATTGATCTGCTAAGCCCAAGAATTTGTCCTTGTAATAAGCAGATTTAGCTAAACCAATAATAGGAATTCCCTGAGATAGTGAGAAAACTCCAGCGTGATAACTTCCTGTAACTACGACGCGGCACCGGCCAGCTTGCTGGATCACCTTAAGGGGAGTATTGAGGCTTTGCCCTCCGTCAGAGGCATTATCGTAGCCGGCTAAAAGCTTCTGAATAGTTTCGACATCAGAGTCAGGAGGGCGTAGCTCTATAGGCACTGGAAGCAGAGGAACGTTCTTCTGAATTGCAAACTCTTGCAACGCCAAACGAATAGCCTCGACAACCCCTGTGTTCACTCCTGAATATTCAGCAACTCTTAAATTAATCCCAATTCCGCCGCCTATTTCTTCGGATCGAGCCTCATAAGCCATCTCAATGGCATCGTCTCCTGTAACAACAACATGAGATTGTGGAACATTGAGTGAATTAAGAAGTTGAATTCCTGCCCGCTTCTCTCGAAGGGAAATTAGATCCACAGAGGAAAGCACTGCTTTGGCCTTGTGACGTAACTCCGGCTTCTGCAACGGACCTAAGCCATGTCCCAACATTACAGTTGGCTTACCCAAGCGCTTTGCCAATCCCAAAATGCTTAAGGTTATTCTAGTCTTCTGCTCAAAAGTGTCTGTGATATATCCTCCTCCAGCGGCAACAACCAAGTCAGCTTTTTCAACGGCTTCTAAGAACAATTCAAAATCTTTTAAGTCATCTTGGCTAGAGTTTTTCTTAAGCCTCTTCTGGATTAGAAGCTTAGTTACAGAGGGCCAGTTGCAACGAAACCACCACTCCAATTCTGATAAATGTACCCCAAGGAATTTAGGCGACCTCTTGTAGAGGCCCTTTGAAATCGGAGCAAGCCAGATTTTTTGACCTTTTGTTAAAACTGGGTTCGCCTGTGGACAAGATCGGGTGAGTAGTTCGGGTGAGATTGTCAACACTTCGATTAAGGCATTAGGCCATAAGCTCTTCAGCCTTGACACAGCAACTTGAAGCATTGCTAGATCCCCCATGTTTAGTAGAGGATAACCGCTCTGTTCAACAAAAATTCTCATCGAGATAATTCAACTCGGCAGTTTACGTCAGCTTGGCAGAACTGAGAGAAGATTAAATTCAGGTTTCAGGAAGAATTTATTCAGCAACTACTTTCCACTCTCGTGGCTGATAGAACAGCCCCCTACCTACACTCTCCTCACCTTCAACCGTAAATACAAAGGCTTCAACTTCGTCAAGAGCATATAGCCCGTTCTCTTTGAGAAATATATCTAGGGTATAGGCCCCTAGCTTTAAGCCGAGATAAGGCATCTGAACCTGAATTTCGTGATCTCCAGGCAAAAAATTCATCACTTGCTTATCGCCAAGGCTATTCATGAGCAGAACTGCTTCACCGCCTTCACCAAGTCCCTTAATTACAAGCGAAGCCCCGACATTCTCAAGCTTACGTCGGGCTTTGCAGCTGATACCGATATAGGCAGGCTCTCCACTGACTGGCGCTTCAACGATTTCACCTTGTCCGTTTCGGAAGACAACACCGGTGATATCTAAACCAGTACTCTCACTCTCAGGTTTCTCAGCGAAGAATTTGGGGCCAACACCTTTCTCTACACCATCGAAGAAAAGGTCCTTCTCGTACTGGTTCACCACGGCTGGCGTTTCGCCAGCAGTTATCATTGCGCCTTTCTTCAAGTAGATGGCGGACTCACATACCGTTAGGATGGTATGAGCGTTGTGACTAACCAGGATAAAAGCAGTCTGTTTCTGTCTTAGCTCGTGGAGCTTGCGCAGACACTTAGCCCGGAACCGGCTGTCACCGACTGCCAAAACTTCGTCAATTAGCAGAATATCGGGCTCGGTATGGATAGCGCAGGAGAAGCCGAGACGAGCAGCCATCCCAGAGCTATAACTTTGCACAGGTGCATCGATAGCATGACCAATCTCAGCAAACTCCACAACTGCATCAAATCTTTCGTTGATTTCGCGGTTAGCTAAGCCCAAGATTGACATGTTGGCGTAGATATTCTCCCGCCCTGTTAGAACAGGGTTAAACCCGGCCCCCAGAGCAATTAGAGGTGCTAATCGACCATTCACCTCTACTAGTCCTACATCCGGTCGGATCAAACCACTGAGGACGCGCAGAAGCGTTGATTTACCTGCACCGTTTGAACCAACCAGTCCTAGAGTTTCACCTCGACGAAGTTGAAAACTGACATTACTCAGCGACCAAAACTCTCCTTTACGCAGGGTATCGCTCTTTCTACGTCCGCCTACTAACTCAGTAAGCATGTCTTTGGTTCCGTAGAACAAGGACTTACTTAAATCTCGACAGAACTTTTTGGAGATGTTCTGCACCGAGAGAACGACTTCCTGGTCTTGAGTCTTGGTAACCGTTTCTGTAGCAATCATTCCGCTAGACATTAGGAACTAATCCGTTCAATGACAAAGGGCATCGATAGACGGTAGACAAGCCATGCCAGCAACAAGCCGAAGAAGGCAAGAGCACTCGAAATCCAGAATCCTTGGGGATTAGAGATTATTCCAGTAGTTGCTAACTCGCGAGTCGTAATCAGTAGGGGCGTCACAGGATTGTATTTCACAACCTCAGCAAACGTCCCAGTAAAAGGTTTAGCGTAAAGCACTGGAGTTGCAAACATCCAGACCGTCGAAGCTAGGGTGATCCCTTTGTTGAAATCCTGGTACAAACCACCCATTGGAGCGATCAACAAGCCTACAGCAGTCCCCAGCATAACCATATGGATTAAACCCACTGGAGCCAGCAAGGCTGACCAACCAACAGGAATCCGAAACACCAGAAAGATCAGGACGATCAGGATCAACTTGATCGAGAAGTTAAACAACACCTCACCCAGCTTCGCTAAGATGATCGCTTCTCTCGGAAAGTTAATCTTAGCCATCATGCCCTTTGAGGAGGCAACAGCCATTGATGGCCCCTGTAGCGCCTCGACAAAGGTCTGCCATAGCGTCATACTGAAGGCCACGTAAGCTGGATAGGGCAAATCTGTTGTGCCCAAATTCACGACTTTGGCACTGCTTGCCGCTGTAAAAATCGCTGCGGTCAAAACGGCTGGTAGTACTGCCCAGGCTACGCCTAGAATTGACTGTCGGTACTGAGCACTGATGTTACGTACCATCAAACGCCAAGCTAGTTCGCGGCTCGCTAGCAAGTCGCGTCCCATTTGCCTAAACAATCCGATGGGATCCTTCAACTGATTATCTGGCGTGTAGCGGACTCTGGGAGTCACTCGATTAGGACGATGAACTGGTTTCAACCCTGCATCCTCACAGAATGGCTGTCAAGAATCAACTAAAGGCTCAATTAGTATCGGTTTAGTAAAACTCGAACGAAGATAATTGCTTTAACTTTCTACTTCCCAATTCACAAAATTCTACATCTGAACCGGAAATAACTCGAAAACAGCATCGAAATGCAATTCCCAGCCGTTTGAATAAATTTTTTGTAAATTTAGGAAGCTGACAGAATAAAGCTTGTGCACTCAACGATCAATGAATCTCTAGGGTTTTTAGGAAGAAGCAATAGATTTTCGATTCAGCCTACAGGACCAATTCCATACTGCATCTGGTGATACTTCCAGAGCTCGCCACGCTTCGCTAATAACTCCTGATAACCTCCCTGCTCAACAATGCGGCCCTGCTCCATGACCACTACCCTATTAGCCTGAGAGATCGTGGATAAGCGATGGGCAATGGCAAGCACCGTACGACCAACAGAGAGCTTCTCTATCGATTCCTGAATTAGCCGCTCTGAAACAGAATCCAGTGCACTGGTTGCTTCGTCCAAAATCAGAATTTCAGGATTCCGTAGTAGGGCACGAGCTATCGCAATGCGTTGGCGTTGCCCCCCTGATAGCCGGACCCCTCTGTCTCCCAGTTGTGTATCAAGGCCTTCTGACATCTCCTGGATAAACTCCAGAGCATTGGCCTGACGAGCCGCTTCCCAGATTGCAGCCTCATCCGCCCCTTCAATGCCGTAAGCAATATTGTTGCGAACTGACGTATTGAAGATAAAGGTATCTTGGCTAACAACTGCCAATTTACGGCGCATCGTGTTGATTTTGAAGTCACGCAGATCCACCCCGTCAATCAGAACCATGCCTAGAGCGGGATCGTAGAAGCGAGGAATTAGATCGGCCAAAGTTGTTTTACCCGCTCCTGAGGCACCAATCAGAGCTGTCATCTCCCCCCGATTGATAGTTAGTGTCACATTTTGAAGGACAAGCTGTTCTGGGCTGTAGCCAAAGTCCACTGACACTAATTCAATCGCTCGCCTCAAACCAGAAAAGGCAATATGTCCGTCAATCAGATAGGGTTTATCATCAGTTCTCAGTAGTTCCCTGACATTTGCTAGAGCCCCTTGAAAATTGCTGATTTGTGCTCGCGCACCATTCATCTGCCGCATGATTGGCATGATGCGAAACAGGACAAACAGAAAGGTCAGCAGCGAAGCTGTTCCTAGTTGTCCCTTTGGAATTAGAATTGTGAATGCCAAAACCAGCATGCCAATCAAAATGCTGGTTGCCGCTCCCTCAGAGAGGGGTTCTACTAGAGCATTAACAGAAACTGATTTTTCAACAGACTTAACAATATCTAGACTGGCATCATGAAACCGTTTACGCTCAAATTCATGGGTAGCAAAAGCCTGTACTGTGCGAATACCACTTACAAACTCCATTACTACACCAATAAACCGATTGCTAGCTCGGGTTCGTTCAAAACTGGCCTCGCGCACCTGCCCCAATAGGGTTGAAATGCCCGCAGTTAGTAGACTGAACAGTATGAGCGACAAAACTGTTAGCTGCCAGGAGAGTAGAGCCATCGACACTACATAGGCCAACAAAATCGAGCCTTTGTTGATGTAGAAAGAAACCACACCGAACGCTTGCTGAAGCTGATAGACCTCAGAGGTGATGCTGTTAATTAGCTCAGAGGAGCGCTTTTTAGCAAAAAAGCTCAGATTTAGAGACTGCAATTGCTCAAAGATTTGCTTTCGGATTCGGTCCGATAGATTAATCTGAGCTAGCTCACTGTAGACTCTACTCCAGTAGGTGAAGGCTGAGCGTAGCCAAGTGGTTAGTAGAATCAGCGCAGAAACACGATAGAGCCTTTCTGCAATAGGCGCATCAACTCCCAAAATCCAGATATCAACCCAATTAATTCCTGTTTGGATAGGCTGAGCTTCAGGGTTAGTTAGATTTTGCAAAAAAGACAAAATAAAGCCAACCCCAAAGCCCTCAAATGCCGCAGCCAAAAAGGAAAACACCAGCGCCAGAATCGCAATCCGAGGAAAGTGCCTAAATTCTCGTAGAATAAAGCCGTTTTTCTGCCAGAAGTCAGTGGCTATCAGCAGATTGCGAACGGGTAGAGGCAGCTTGAGGTGCATGGATGTATTGGATCCTCGTGATGGGCTAGTAAGCGCCAAAGCCTGAGAGAACTTTAGGAATCGTCAGCAGCAGAATTTTTAAGTCTCGCCACAATGACCAGTTGTAGAGATATTCCAAATCACAGCGGTTGACAGCGTCCAAATCTAGAAGGGTGGAACGGGCTCCCACTTGCCAGGCGCCAGTCATACCTGGTGTTGCGTTCAGCCGTTGTCTTCCTGGCAAGCTGATGCGAACTGCATCGTATAGAGCCCAAGGCCGAGGCCCTACTAAGCTCATTTCGCCACGCAATACATTGAACAGTTGAGGGAGTTCATCCAGGCTATATTTGCGCAACCATCGGCCCAGGGGTGTGATGCGGGGATCATCCTCCCGCTTGTGTAGACCGGTCTGACCGCCCATCACTTGATGGTGCAACCGATCTGCCCCAACAACCATCGTGCGAAACTTGAGAACTTGAAACAGCCGTCCCCGCTCTCCTACACGCCACTGTCGGAACAGAATTGGTCCTGGTGTCTGGCTGTAAATCAGCAGTGCCAAAGTCAGCATGAGTGGACTGAGCAGCAGCAACAGCACGGCCGCTCCAGTCCGATCCACCAACCGCTTGAGCTGCCAACCCAGAGGGCTGCTCTGGCTGGGTAACCCTACAGCAGGTGGCACTTGCAAAAACACTGTCTTCTGGGCTTGGGCACAGGCATCAGCCCATAGCTTTAGCTTGGCTTCCTCTAAATCTGGGTCCAACCGAACTAGCCGGACCGGTGAATGTTTTAGACACTCGACCAGCAAAACCTCACTTTCTAAAGCGGGCATATAGGGCTGTCGCAACTTCTCGGAGCGCCTTACCAACAGCTGCCCTTGTCGCCAAATGAGGATACAGCCCGGTGAACTGTAGTTTTTCGGTCTGGAGCTAAGAGGAGCATACTCACGCAGAGTTGGACTGGTGGAGATTGTCATGCGTATTCACCTGAATCAGTTGGCAGTGGTAGAGCCCTGATCAGGAACGCGGAATCTATCCGGCGACCGCTGTCGACTCGCGGTTCGTTCTTCCGTATGACGAGTAGCTGTTCGTGGAGTTGGTCGCGCCATTGGCAACCACACCAATCACGTTCAACTTATTCAGCATGGCGGTGGCTTCAGCAACCTCACTGCGGGTCACTCGGCCAATTCGCCCGACCATCACGACACCGCTACAGAAGGAGGCGGCCAGAATGGCATCAACCATGCCCAGCACCGGTGGTGCATCCAGCAACACCAGGTCATAGTTCTGCTCAAACATTGCCATCAATTCCGCCATCCGTCGTGAACTCAACAGCTTGGCTGGATCTGTCGGTGTTGGTCCAGAAGTCAGGATGTCAATGTAGGAGCCTGAAGGGTGAATTCCTCCCTGGCTGGGCATGGCTGTATCGCTTGCTAAGAGCGTTGATAGCCCCTGATGGTTGGGTAGATTCAGCAGCTTGTGCAGGCTGGGGCGACGCAGGTCAGCGTCGATGAGCAAGACCCTCTGATGCAAGCGCGCAGCACTGACAGCCAATCCTAAAGCCAGAGTTGACTTGCCTTCTCCAGCCAGAGCTGAAGTAATGACCAGGGAGTTGAAGGGAAAGGCTGAACTTAGCAGCTGAATGTTCTTGTAAATCAGGTCCAGCGATTCGCGGAAAGGCGGCCAGTAAACAACCTGAGTGGTTGAGGGGGCAAGGGCCTCCTGTCTACGGAACGGCAGATTAATGCCTGGTTCGCTGATCTCTTGGCCCACCAGTGCAGGAGTTATACCCAGCAGGGGCAGGGAGACTTGCTTCTTGAGGTCGTCCGAGCTATGGACTGCATCATCCATCAGCTCTCGTCCAAAGGCAGCTAGACCACCCAGCATCAGCCCAGCGATTGCCCCTAGCATCAGAGTCTGCCCTGTAGTTGATGCTGCTGATGCACCCAAACGCGGGCTCTCAACCACTTGCCAATCGAAACCGCCGCGGGCAATCTCTAAGCCCAGTTCCTGCTTGGCCTTAAGCAGTTGCTGTAAGGTCCCCCGGTTGAGGTCTACTTCCGGTTGTAGACGGTCATACTCTGCAAGTAAGCCAGGAAAACGGTTGAGTTCTGTCCGGAGTTGTTGTTGCACCTGCGCTAAGCTCTGATCTCGCGCCCGCATTGCAATCAGTGCTGTTTGCGTATCAATCAGTTGACTGGTCAGCCCCTGGTCACCACTGCCGTATTGCCCCTCGGTGAGCAGGCGATCGCCTACATCAGGCACTTGGCTGGAATCACTCTCGCCCAAGACCCGCGCTGCTTCAGCTTGTAAGAGTGCCAGTTGGCTTTTACGCTGGTCTAACAGCTTTTGCACTGGGGGCCAGCTATCTGCGAAACGTAACCGTTCTTGGGCCAGTGCGAGTTCGGTCTTTTGAATTTCATTGAGCAACGCCTGATAGCGAGGCGATTGGCTCAAGCGTGAAGCGAGGAGAGCGTCCTGGGGTGAACGGGAGAGCTGCTCTTGAAGGGTTTTATAACGAGCTTGAGACTCCTGATACTGAACACTAATCACTCGGCGCTCTTGCTCAATCGCGTTGAGAGCAGTGGCAATAGCAGCGGACTGTTGACCTGGGTCAATCAGGTTCTGGTTTTTACGGAATTTCTCAAGGTTGCTCTCAGCTTTAATCACACTTCTGCGTACTGTAGGCAGCTGATCGTTAATGAAGCTCAGACCTCTTTCTAAGCGCTGTTTTTGCTGCTCCTGATTGTAGTCCTTATAAACTTTCTGCATTGCTTGCAGAACTTTTTGGGCTTTAACAGGATCGCTATCGGTGTAGGTTGCCTGAAAAATATTAGTACTGGTTTTACCCTCTGACACCTGGTTCAGGAGCAAAGCGCTCTTGATTTCGGCAATACTAATCGTTGGGTATTCTGGTCGCAGTAGGTCCACCGCTCGTTGGATGAGCTGGGAGCTTCGCATGAGATTGAGTTGGGTTGCGTAGTCAATCTGAACTGTTGTGTCAGCAAAT is a window encoding:
- a CDS encoding polysaccharide biosynthesis tyrosine autokinase; translated protein: MTMNMDAGTETSIDYGQIVAVLLRRKFWLIGGFFSVLAIAVFIALTAEPSYKSYMQLLVEPNYQGKKEGGGAESQFADTTVQIDYATQLNLMRSSQLIQRAVDLLRPEYPTISIAEIKSALLLNQVSEGKTSTNIFQATYTDSDPVKAQKVLQAMQKVYKDYNQEQQKQRLERGLSFINDQLPTVRRSVIKAESNLEKFRKNQNLIDPGQQSAAIATALNAIEQERRVISVQYQESQARYKTLQEQLSRSPQDALLASRLSQSPRYQALLNEIQKTELALAQERLRFADSWPPVQKLLDQRKSQLALLQAEAARVLGESDSSQVPDVGDRLLTEGQYGSGDQGLTSQLIDTQTALIAMRARDQSLAQVQQQLRTELNRFPGLLAEYDRLQPEVDLNRGTLQQLLKAKQELGLEIARGGFDWQVVESPRLGASAASTTGQTLMLGAIAGLMLGGLAAFGRELMDDAVHSSDDLKKQVSLPLLGITPALVGQEISEPGINLPFRRQEALAPSTTQVVYWPPFRESLDLIYKNIQLLSSAFPFNSLVITSALAGEGKSTLALGLAVSAARLHQRVLLIDADLRRPSLHKLLNLPNHQGLSTLLASDTAMPSQGGIHPSGSYIDILTSGPTPTDPAKLLSSRRMAELMAMFEQNYDLVLLDAPPVLGMVDAILAASFCSGVVMVGRIGRVTRSEVAEATAMLNKLNVIGVVANGATNSTNSYSSYGRTNRESTAVAG
- the hepC gene encoding heterocyst development glycosyltransferase HepC encodes the protein MTISTSPTLREYAPLSSRPKNYSSPGCILIWRQGQLLVRRSEKLRQPYMPALESEVLLVECLKHSPVRLVRLDPDLEEAKLKLWADACAQAQKTVFLQVPPAVGLPSQSSPLGWQLKRLVDRTGAAVLLLLLSPLMLTLALLIYSQTPGPILFRQWRVGERGRLFQVLKFRTMVVGADRLHHQVMGGQTGLHKREDDPRITPLGRWLRKYSLDELPQLFNVLRGEMSLVGPRPWALYDAVRISLPGRQRLNATPGMTGAWQVGARSTLLDLDAVNRCDLEYLYNWSLWRDLKILLLTIPKVLSGFGAY